A region of the Nitrospinota bacterium genome:
CTTCCGTCTCGCTCAATCCCACCCGGCCCAGTTGCGGGTCTATAAAAACCGTGTATGGAACGAGCCGACCGTTAACGGTCGCATCGCCTCCTTCGAGAATATTCGCTCGCACGATACGGTAATCATCATAGGAAATGTGGGTGAACGCCGGGCCGCCATTGACATCCCCCAGGGCATAGACTCCCGATACGGTCGTTTCCAACCGTTCGTTGGCCTTAATAAACCCTCTTGCGTCGGTTTCGATTCCGGCGGCTTCGAGGTTCAACCCTTCTGTATTGGGGGCCCGGCCTACCCCAACGAGCAGGTGCGAGCCCAGCACCTTCGTTCGCTCAGATGGCGTTTGAAATTCGAGCTCAACCCCCCCGTTGTCTGAACCCGCCCGAGCGCTGAGAACCTCGGCGTTCAAGTGCACCTCAATTCCGTCTTCATTGAGGATTTTTCGCACTTCCTCTGCGACATCCGGGTCCTCACGGCTAAGCAACTGCTCCCCTTGCTGAATAATCGTCACCTTACTTCCAAACCGACGGAACATCTGTCCGAACTCCAACCCGATGTAGCCTCCCCCCATAACCAGTAAATGCTCGGGCAGCGTGTCCATTTCCATAATGGTGGAGGAATCCAGGAACGGGACCTCGTCCAACCCCGGGATAGCCGGAACTACCGGTCTCGCTCCTGTATTAATGAAAATCTTCTCCGCAGAGAGCCTACGGTTCCCACCGTTGTTTAATTGAACCTCGACGGCATGCGAATCGACGAAGGAAGCCTTTCCAAAAATCAGCTCCAGATTATCCGTCCTTTCAAGACCTCGTTGCGACCCGCCTCGAAACATCTCCACTATGTTTTGTTTGCGCTCGCGAACTCGCGCCATATCGACCGACACGTCACCCGTATTTACGCCATACTCCGCCGCGCGCCGTGCTAAATAGGCAACGCGTGCACTGGCGACCATCGTCTTCGTCGGCGTACAGCCGACGTTTATGCACGACCCGCCGACGTGTCCGCTCTCAACAACCGCCGTTTTCCATCCGGCATTGGCCAGGGCCGTCGCTAGCGGTTTCCCAGCTTGCCCTGTGCCGATAATAACCGCCTTG
Encoded here:
- a CDS encoding mercuric reductase; the encoded protein is MSPLSETFEECKAVIIGTGQAGKPLATALANAGWKTAVVESGHVGGSCINVGCTPTKTMVASARVAYLARRAAEYGVNTGDVSVDMARVRERKQNIVEMFRGGSQRGLERTDNLELIFGKASFVDSHAVEVQLNNGGNRRLSAEKIFINTGARPVVPAIPGLDEVPFLDSSTIMEMDTLPEHLLVMGGGYIGLEFGQMFRRFGSKVTIIQQGEQLLSREDPDVAEEVRKILNEDGIEVHLNAEVLSARAGSDNGGVELEFQTPSERTKVLGSHLLVGVGRAPNTEGLNLEAAGIETDARGFIKANERLETTVSGVYALGDVNGGPAFTHISYDDYRIVRANILEGGDATVNGRLVPYTVFIDPQLGRVGLSETEARKQGLSIRVAKLPMSHVAKALEFDETRGFMKAVVDAETDQILGCAVLGVEGGEVMSVIQMAMMGNVPYTRIRDGVFAHPTLAESLNNLFMGMDA